The following proteins come from a genomic window of Nitrosopumilaceae archaeon AB1(1):
- a CDS encoding serpin family protein: MYAFEPKFRHVLTSEIHVVEISYKGDGFSMIIVSPRKIGGLKEVEYSLTADSFKQWRDTMTLIQYAKIQLPMFTINSNYDDILKSSLVKLGTSNVFAPNVSNFYKLSDXNLYVDKIVHKALITVDEKGDKRPPKYKLEGSATGIMPRANHPFLFAIWGDKTESILFMGRIVDPTT, translated from the coding sequence ATGTATGCTTTTGAGCCCAAGTTTAGACATGTGCTGACTAGTGAGATACATGTAGTAGAAATATCATACAAGGGAGATGGATTTTCGATGATAATAGTATCTCCTCGTAAAATAGGTGGTCTCAAAGAGGTGGAATATTCTCTTACTGCTGACTCGTTTAAACAGTGGAGAGATACTATGACACTAATACAATATGCAAAAATTCAATTACCAATGTTTACAATAAATAGCAACTATGATGATATTCTAAAATCATCACTTGTAAAACTTGGAACATCTAATGTATTTGCCCCCAATGTGTCTAATTTTTATAAACTGTCTGATAANAATCTATACGTTGATAAGATTGTACACAAAGCACTCATCACTGTCGATGAAAAGGGCGATAAGCGACCACCAAAATATAAACTAGAGGGTAGCGCTACTGGCATTATGCCCCGTGCGAATCATCCTTTTCTATTTGCAATATGGGGTGATAAAACAGAAAGTATACTGTTCATGGGACGTATAGTGGATCCTACAACATAA
- a CDS encoding Fic family protein, whose protein sequence is MWVRKSMVSVIQRTKGNSQFYYLKHATSTRQKEKYLGKIIPKDIESLKQVFLLEFYSEEWLPKLIIIKKSHIKEYRRMNKNVKENNLQAFLMEFVYNSQRMIDSSLTFIETVELVRDKITPTRKSQFEMFETQNCFQLSNTIFKRKKKLTFPLLKMWHKKMYKKTQNEYSGVLRDYMLKTIGSKQKPLHYKKIEKAMNDYFDWYSQKKDLHPVLFAGLAYQKFTTISPFGYGNEVIARLVMNVILNNNNYPMLDIDIRDKSVCLKANEKAQMTKNEVYFLQWFVKYYIKKISKDYDIE, encoded by the coding sequence ATGTGGGTAAGAAAAAGTATGGTGAGTGTCATACAGCGCACAAAGGGCAATAGTCAGTTCTACTACCTAAAACACGCAACATCTACACGTCAAAAAGAGAAATACCTAGGAAAAATTATTCCAAAGGACATAGAATCATTAAAACAAGTATTTTTACTTGAATTTTATTCTGAGGAATGGCTACCAAAATTAATAATTATCAAGAAATCACATATCAAAGAATATCGACGAATGAATAAAAATGTGAAAGAAAATAATCTACAGGCATTTTTAATGGAGTTTGTATATAATTCACAAAGAATGATTGATTCAAGCTTGACATTTATTGAAACTGTTGAGCTTGTTCGTGATAAAATCACCCCTACACGAAAATCACAGTTTGAGATGTTTGAAACACAAAATTGTTTTCAACTATCCAACACTATTTTTAAACGGAAAAAAAAATTAACGTTTCCTCTTTTAAAAATGTGGCATAAAAAAATGTATAAAAAAACACAAAATGAGTATAGTGGTGTTTTACGTGATTATATGCTTAAAACTATAGGAAGTAAACAAAAACCATTACATTACAAAAAGATAGAAAAGGCAATGAATGATTATTTTGATTGGTATTCACAAAAAAAAGATTTACATCCAGTATTATTTGCTGGACTTGCATATCAAAAATTTACCACAATATCTCCCTTTGGATATGGGAATGAGGTAATAGCAAGATTGGTTATGAATGTAATATTGAATAATAATAATTATCCTATGTTAGATATTGATATCAGAGATAAATCAGTGTGTCTTAAAGCCAATGAAAAGGCACAAATGACAAAAAATGAGGTATATTTTCTTCAATGGTTTGTAAAATATTATATTAAAAAAATATCAAAGGATTATGATATAGAATAA
- a CDS encoding HYR domain-containing protein — MTISPLNLLADECYPEVEEVFADQCSNLFAQLSQERNNNTETLKVSSSSAQNPCDVSSGSVICYYYNRFIDRCIPTYTASRCHTYATIIINNGYSLPTSTTTTDTTPPVITVPSPITVQTQDSTGTTVRYTVSASDHRDGAITPSCTPASDSLFSIGITTVTCTARDTSGNIASEQFIVTVTHTASGSTLFSDNFENGLEKWIEKGEQDWRSSTLDHNVVIPGHSSSNIVVRLTTVTVIVSWR, encoded by the coding sequence ATGACAATATCTCCTTTGAATCTTCTAGCTGATGAGTGTTATCCTGAGGTCGAAGAGGTATTTGCAGATCAATGTTCAAATCTATTCGCACAGTTATCTCAGGAAAGAAATAATAACACTGAAACTCTAAAGGTTTCCTCATCTTCAGCCCAAAACCCCTGTGATGTGTCATCTGGAAGTGTTATTTGTTATTATTATAATAGATTTATAGACAGATGTATTCCTACATATACTGCTTCTAGATGTCATACCTATGCTACAATTATAATCAACAATGGATATTCACTCCCTACCAGTACTACAACTACTGATACAACACCTCCTGTAATTACAGTTCCGTCTCCGATCACAGTACAAACACAAGACTCTACTGGTACTACTGTGAGATATACTGTTAGTGCAAGTGATCATAGAGATGGAGCAATAACACCATCATGTACACCTGCAAGCGATTCTCTATTTTCAATAGGTATTACTACAGTTACATGTACAGCACGTGATACTTCAGGCAACATTGCAAGTGAGCAGTTTATAGTTACAGTTACACACACAGCCAGTGGCTCTACACTCTTTTCAGACAACTTTGAGAATGGGCTAGAAAAATGGATAGAAAAAGGTGAACAAGACTGGAGATCTAGCACACTTGATCATAATGTGGTCATACCAGGACACTCATCATCGAACATTGTAGTCAGACTGACAACTGTGACAGTGATTGTATCTTGGAGATGA
- a CDS encoding serpin family protein has translation MVLTSTRLLIILVPIIVLGILFTLPTLAQMFDSESNTSDTILDSVKDTSNIESYSSDVNMINNSFPWGANNEFALNMYDIIKDEPGENIFFSPISVFIAMAMSYEGTDGQTASEIKDVFGLLPDDESRRNAIKSAIQTLGANNTEYTLNVANALWIKDTFNPYQRYVDVLSTYYDSSVGKINTSQSSYDMINNWASDATNEKITNIIEPPIINGDTAIILTNAVYFNGTWVSEFKPTATQNRDFWVDSENSIKTEMMKQSKSFNYTKIDGIKMIQMPYKGDRISMLAIIPDDSASMESLEKKLSMTSLSRWIDNMTPTAVGVLFPKFKINVDYDLIPILKDAGIKDAFGERANFFKLSDMPTYISNALHFAFVDVNEKGTEAAAVTVIVNDKISDDGILNAETFHADQPFIFMIWDSETNSILFIGKIINPTI, from the coding sequence ATGGTCTTAACATCGACTAGACTATTAATTATATTAGTGCCGATTATAGTACTGGGTATTTTATTTACCCTACCTACACTAGCACAGATGTTTGATTCTGAATCAAATACAAGTGATACTATACTAGACTCTGTAAAAGATACATCCAATATAGAATCATACTCCTCAGATGTCAACATGATTAACAATTCATTCCCATGGGGAGCCAATAACGAGTTTGCTCTAAATATGTATGATATCATAAAGGATGAACCTGGTGAAAATATCTTTTTCTCTCCTATCAGCGTATTCATTGCCATGGCCATGTCCTACGAGGGTACAGATGGTCAAACTGCCTCAGAAATAAAAGATGTGTTTGGTCTACTGCCTGATGATGAATCTCGAAGAAATGCAATAAAATCCGCCATTCAAACTTTGGGAGCAAACAACACAGAATATACACTAAATGTTGCAAATGCGTTATGGATAAAGGATACATTCAACCCATATCAGAGATATGTAGATGTTTTATCTACATATTATGATAGTTCTGTAGGTAAAATTAACACTAGTCAATCAAGTTATGATATGATTAATAATTGGGCAAGTGATGCAACTAATGAAAAGATTACCAATATCATAGAACCTCCCATAATTAATGGGGATACTGCAATTATTCTTACCAATGCTGTATATTTTAATGGAACGTGGGTATCAGAGTTTAAGCCAACAGCCACACAAAATAGAGATTTTTGGGTAGATTCTGAAAATAGCATTAAGACTGAGATGATGAAACAATCTAAATCATTCAACTATACCAAAATAGACGGAATTAAAATGATTCAGATGCCATACAAGGGTGACAGAATTTCAATGCTTGCAATTATACCTGATGATTCTGCAAGTATGGAGTCATTAGAGAAGAAACTCTCTATGACAAGTCTCTCCAGATGGATTGACAATATGACACCCACGGCTGTAGGGGTGCTATTTCCAAAGTTTAAAATTAATGTAGATTATGATTTAATACCCATTTTAAAGGATGCAGGAATAAAAGATGCATTTGGAGAGAGAGCAAATTTCTTCAAACTATCTGATATGCCTACATACATATCTAATGCACTACATTTTGCATTTGTAGATGTAAATGAGAAAGGTACAGAAGCGGCAGCTGTGACTGTAATTGTGAATGATAAAATCAGTGATGATGGTATTCTAAATGCAGAAACATTCCATGCTGATCAACCCTTTATATTTATGATATGGGATTCTGAAACTAATTCAATTCTATTTATCGGTAAAATAATAAACCCAACTATTTAG
- a CDS encoding TlpA family protein disulfide reductase, protein MYVSATIGQKSPDIEVSEWIQGEPMHVDENSTVKVIEVFQVNCPGCFMYGLPEAIRLYEKHRDDVDVVGVATAFEDFDKNTLDNLKMLLSTGKVIGDTLETLSQNKYLTNDTLPYKIPFAIGMDRLNSAKSADKQTARQLILRQIPEFDEKPQEYKDEIMQRAITYLEAKKYTPVTFERFSLNGTPSYIIVDKSGILRHVEFGNHGALESIVESILKE, encoded by the coding sequence ATGTACGTGTCTGCTACAATAGGACAAAAATCTCCAGATATTGAAGTATCTGAATGGATACAAGGAGAACCCATGCATGTGGATGAGAATAGTACCGTAAAGGTAATAGAAGTATTCCAGGTAAACTGCCCCGGATGTTTCATGTACGGACTGCCTGAGGCAATACGATTATACGAGAAACACAGAGACGATGTAGATGTTGTAGGTGTGGCCACAGCATTTGAAGATTTTGATAAAAACACACTTGATAATTTAAAGATGCTCTTATCTACTGGTAAAGTGATTGGCGATACCTTGGAGACGCTATCTCAAAACAAGTATTTAACAAATGATACACTGCCATATAAAATCCCATTTGCAATAGGAATGGATAGATTGAATAGTGCAAAGTCTGCAGATAAACAGACAGCGCGACAATTAATACTTCGACAGATACCAGAGTTTGATGAGAAACCACAAGAGTATAAAGATGAGATTATGCAACGTGCAATTACATATCTTGAGGCAAAAAAATACACACCAGTCACATTTGAGAGGTTCTCATTGAATGGTACACCATCATATATTATTGTGGACAAATCCGGTATACTACGACATGTTGAATTTGGCAATCATGGTGCACTAGAGTCCATAGTAGAATCCATCTTAAAGGAATGA
- a CDS encoding DUF4352 domain-containing protein, with the protein MRIGIIIFSVVVVLSIGVAMYMYTQYSPKIITVNEGEAVIVGPIKYTVFYEGIFDKTGTQIENTLMRISITVENVGEIPTKINGGQFYILDKNDTKYQAVFVNFEDSNLLNVNVKPGQTIQKTTQFDVPFVNDATYRVGILPTKTQASTDIGMVCIVNC; encoded by the coding sequence ATGAGAATAGGGATCATAATATTTTCAGTAGTAGTTGTTTTATCAATTGGTGTGGCTATGTACATGTATACACAGTATAGTCCAAAAATAATTACTGTTAATGAGGGTGAAGCGGTAATCGTGGGACCTATAAAATACACAGTATTTTATGAGGGTATTTTTGATAAAACTGGTACTCAAATTGAGAATACTTTGATGAGAATATCAATAACGGTTGAAAATGTAGGAGAAATACCAACAAAAATAAATGGTGGTCAATTTTATATTTTGGATAAAAATGATACAAAATATCAAGCAGTGTTTGTAAATTTTGAGGATTCAAATCTACTAAACGTCAATGTTAAACCTGGACAAACTATACAAAAAACCACTCAATTTGATGTACCATTTGTCAATGATGCAACATACAGAGTGGGGATATTACCTACAAAGACACAGGCATCTACAGATATTGGAATGGTGTGCATAGTAAATTGTTGA
- a CDS encoding SDR family NAD(P)-dependent oxidoreductase, with amino-acid sequence MNFKDKTILVTGGGTGIGKAIALEFARNGSSVIILGRRKSTLDEASEEISKVMSSVGCGGIVRIFSGVDVSDESSVTSMFDTLVSEGIKIDVVINNAGVSGPVTCFSNMSIEDFKSTVHIHLTGTFWVSVQALRVLSEGAKIITISTFFTEERPLEQRPYRFRAPYTASQGAKNRLSEAMSWELVDCKIMSLADKSGPVHSDRIYKTVYPKAAAEFMRVGGFETLNPLQTEQACKGLVQLLGEDESVIKNGISDLSEKISSEDSDMIYLLNRLLDKVQYIAEKIQKNTSNMIVDGQFLSQQQVSQTILSLSQDNMATVLNGKVIPGDRVFYPVKPHIATLPEFTNLQLNSKIIVLIVDYSDIDDIERVKILAKHIEDIGGKTVCLISNSSPDSVKNAIKDDFHMHECDMSAEQILRYLNTAKSMGNVAGVVHLTGNVPDVPLMTLSRQQWDELVERFIIRPAMTVQSALDIFVPGGFADPRLYKKSFGRMIVIGPDLPVGKKISGSRRAQIEVFRGAQRPFTTTINQEFTDVLKSNIRSFLILPGSVTGGEPSIDNLTHTIDYLLSENSTKISEVIFTIDESRS; translated from the coding sequence TTGAATTTTAAAGATAAAACCATTCTTGTTACTGGTGGTGGTACGGGCATTGGTAAAGCGATTGCTCTAGAATTTGCAAGAAATGGCTCTAGTGTTATAATTTTAGGCAGACGAAAATCCACACTCGATGAGGCATCTGAGGAGATATCCAAAGTTATGTCTAGTGTAGGCTGTGGTGGTATAGTACGTATATTTTCAGGCGTTGATGTGAGTGATGAGTCTAGTGTTACAAGTATGTTTGATACTTTGGTATCTGAAGGAATAAAGATAGACGTGGTAATTAATAATGCAGGTGTATCCGGACCTGTTACATGTTTTTCAAATATGAGCATTGAAGATTTTAAAAGTACTGTACATATTCACTTGACTGGAACCTTTTGGGTATCTGTTCAAGCACTCCGTGTACTTTCAGAGGGCGCTAAAATTATTACGATATCTACATTCTTTACAGAAGAGCGACCCCTCGAGCAACGTCCATATAGATTTCGAGCGCCCTACACTGCATCTCAGGGTGCAAAGAATAGACTCTCTGAGGCCATGTCGTGGGAATTGGTTGATTGTAAAATAATGTCTCTAGCTGACAAATCCGGTCCTGTACACTCTGATCGTATCTATAAAACAGTATACCCAAAGGCAGCTGCCGAATTCATGCGTGTTGGAGGATTTGAGACTCTGAATCCTTTGCAAACTGAACAAGCGTGTAAGGGATTAGTACAATTATTGGGTGAGGATGAATCTGTAATCAAAAATGGGATATCTGATTTGTCAGAAAAAATCTCTTCAGAGGATTCGGATATGATATACTTGTTGAATAGATTGTTAGACAAAGTTCAATATATTGCTGAAAAAATTCAAAAAAATACATCAAACATGATTGTGGATGGACAGTTTTTATCTCAACAACAAGTATCTCAAACTATACTCTCTTTATCACAAGATAATATGGCAACTGTTTTAAATGGCAAAGTGATACCAGGTGATCGTGTATTTTATCCGGTAAAACCACATATTGCCACTTTACCGGAATTTACCAATTTACAATTAAATTCAAAGATAATAGTTCTAATAGTTGACTATTCTGATATAGATGATATTGAGAGGGTAAAGATCTTGGCCAAACATATTGAAGATATAGGAGGGAAAACAGTATGTCTAATTTCAAATTCTAGTCCAGACTCTGTAAAAAATGCGATCAAAGATGATTTTCATATGCATGAATGTGACATGTCTGCTGAGCAGATTTTAAGATACCTCAATACTGCTAAAAGTATGGGTAATGTTGCAGGGGTTGTACATTTAACGGGAAATGTCCCTGATGTCCCTTTGATGACTCTGTCCAGACAACAATGGGATGAATTAGTGGAGAGGTTTATAATCAGACCTGCTATGACTGTTCAATCTGCCCTAGACATATTTGTTCCAGGTGGATTTGCTGATCCTAGGCTATACAAAAAAAGTTTTGGCCGTATGATTGTTATTGGTCCAGATTTGCCAGTTGGCAAAAAAATATCGGGTTCTAGACGTGCACAGATTGAAGTTTTTAGAGGTGCACAACGACCATTTACAACCACAATTAATCAGGAATTCACTGATGTTCTAAAATCTAATATTCGCTCATTCTTAATTTTGCCTGGAAGTGTTACTGGGGGTGAACCTAGTATTGACAACTTGACTCATACCATTGATTATCTTTTATCTGAGAATTCCACTAAAATTTCTGAGGTTATCTTTACAATAGATGAATCTAGAAGTTAG
- a CDS encoding GTP-dependent dephospho-CoA kinase family protein — protein MGLSESLKTELSEPLGVLLSSGKDSDVDIIKSYIPAKSLLVTVGDSTTEKMINFGFSPDVQIIDGMEKRKNRPPIDDRCVNTNLTCDNPAGTITKSSLSIITQSLHLPKPVRITVNGEEDLLVLPVCCEFPANSIIMYGQPNVGLVIVNVGNSKVKAKNLLNLVLDSML, from the coding sequence TTGGGTTTATCTGAATCTTTGAAAACTGAATTATCTGAACCGTTGGGTGTGTTGTTATCTTCTGGCAAAGACTCTGATGTTGATATAATTAAATCATACATACCTGCCAAATCATTACTTGTAACTGTTGGTGATTCTACAACTGAAAAAATGATCAACTTTGGATTTTCACCTGATGTGCAAATAATAGACGGTATGGAAAAACGTAAAAATCGACCCCCAATTGATGATCGTTGTGTTAATACTAATCTTACATGTGACAACCCTGCTGGAACTATTACCAAATCAAGTTTGAGTATAATTACGCAATCCTTGCACCTGCCAAAACCTGTACGAATAACTGTAAATGGGGAAGAAGATCTACTTGTACTTCCTGTATGTTGTGAATTTCCTGCAAATTCAATAATTATGTACGGTCAGCCTAATGTGGGTCTTGTAATTGTAAATGTTGGTAATTCTAAAGTAAAGGCCAAAAATCTGCTAAATTTGGTATTAGACTCCATGCTATGA
- a CDS encoding 50S ribosomal protein L15e, protein MPSRQDQMWLALWKSNSNAYRDRIIQWRKENAITRIERPSRVQKAHRLGYKAKQGIVVVRMRVGTGGMRRQRPRGGRRPKHLGVTRIKAHVSMKQVAQRRVLERYPNLSLLGSYFLYKDGMYYWFEVILADPSHPSILHDAELRKQVLAHAS, encoded by the coding sequence ATGCCAAGTAGACAGGATCAAATGTGGTTAGCATTATGGAAGTCCAATTCTAACGCATATCGTGATAGAATTATACAATGGCGTAAAGAAAATGCCATCACTAGAATTGAGCGACCTAGTAGAGTTCAAAAAGCGCATAGATTAGGTTACAAGGCAAAGCAAGGAATTGTTGTAGTTCGAATGAGAGTAGGAACAGGTGGTATGAGACGTCAACGTCCTAGAGGGGGCAGACGTCCAAAACATCTTGGTGTTACGCGAATTAAAGCACATGTTAGTATGAAACAAGTTGCACAAAGACGTGTTTTAGAACGATATCCAAATTTATCACTACTTGGATCTTATTTTCTGTACAAAGATGGTATGTATTATTGGTTTGAAGTGATATTGGCAGATCCTAGTCATCCTAGTATACTGCATGATGCAGAATTACGTAAACAAGTATTGGCACATGCATCTTAG
- a CDS encoding Mrp/NBP35 family ATP-binding protein — MVGIDQVLEKLATVIDPDLKKDIVSMGMIKNLDLNSNNLKFTLELTTPACPFNAEIEEDVRKAIAELKEIKTFDMKITAKVMEGKSLEDDTSMASVKNIIGVASGKGGVGKSTVSLNLALSLSQTGAKVGLLDADIYGPSIPLMLGMKDGHMEVEDNKLQPADFDGLKVVSFGFFADQDHQAAIYRGPIISGILKQFLVDTNWENLDYLIVDLPPGTGDIPLTLAQTIPITGILIVTTPQDVASNVAVKALGMFSKLNVPILGVVENMSYFTCNNCEQKHHIFGDGGAKKISEKFKIPFIGDIPLTSGIMTGSDSGTPITVTSSDSPSAQAFKTAAMNVAAQCSILAAKLQENPPAKAE; from the coding sequence TTGGTTGGAATTGATCAAGTTTTAGAGAAACTTGCCACAGTAATTGATCCTGATCTCAAAAAGGATATTGTATCCATGGGAATGATCAAAAATCTAGATTTGAATTCTAATAATCTTAAATTTACTCTAGAGCTTACAACCCCTGCATGTCCATTTAATGCTGAGATTGAAGAAGACGTAAGAAAGGCAATAGCAGAATTGAAAGAGATTAAAACTTTTGATATGAAAATAACTGCCAAAGTAATGGAGGGTAAATCTTTAGAGGACGATACTAGCATGGCAAGTGTTAAGAATATCATCGGAGTGGCAAGCGGAAAAGGCGGTGTTGGAAAATCCACAGTTTCACTAAATCTTGCATTATCATTATCTCAAACTGGTGCCAAAGTGGGATTACTTGATGCAGATATCTATGGTCCTAGTATTCCATTAATGCTAGGAATGAAAGATGGACACATGGAAGTTGAAGACAACAAACTACAACCTGCTGACTTTGATGGACTCAAAGTTGTATCTTTTGGATTCTTTGCAGATCAAGATCATCAAGCAGCAATTTACCGTGGTCCTATAATTTCAGGTATTTTAAAACAATTTCTTGTAGATACAAATTGGGAGAATCTTGATTATCTTATAGTAGATTTACCCCCTGGTACCGGTGATATTCCTCTGACGCTTGCACAAACTATACCGATTACTGGCATACTGATTGTTACTACTCCTCAAGATGTTGCAAGCAATGTTGCAGTCAAGGCATTAGGAATGTTTAGCAAACTAAATGTACCAATATTGGGCGTCGTTGAAAACATGAGTTATTTTACATGTAACAATTGTGAACAGAAACACCACATATTTGGAGATGGCGGTGCTAAAAAAATTAGCGAAAAATTCAAGATACCATTCATTGGGGACATTCCATTGACTTCTGGTATAATGACAGGTTCAGATTCTGGTACTCCTATCACTGTGACTTCCTCTGATTCTCCTAGTGCACAAGCATTTAAAACAGCGGCTATGAATGTGGCAGCACAATGTAGTATCTTGGCTGCTAAATTACAAGAAAATCCTCCTGCAAAAGCAGAGTAA